In one Heteronotia binoei isolate CCM8104 ecotype False Entrance Well chromosome 1, APGP_CSIRO_Hbin_v1, whole genome shotgun sequence genomic region, the following are encoded:
- the LOC132581934 gene encoding intelectin-1-like yields the protein MKQLVLLLLLFAFLPEAKLCDQSCISSLKQDILSLLVKWEETSCLPNPAQKNLPRSCREIKESQRGATDGLYFLQTEDGEVYQTFCDMTTNGGGWTLVASVHENNMLGKCTVGDRWSSQQGSNPNYPEGDGNWSNNSTFGSAVGSTSDDFKNPGYYDLQAQDLAIWHVPNKTPMKQWRDTSLLRYRTETGFLAAEGGNLLRLYQKYPVKFGIGSCPGNHGPAVPVVYDKGSASKTAEYYSPNGRNEFVAGFIHFRVFNREKAAMALCAGVKVTGCNTEHHCIGGGGYFPEATPRQCGDFTGFDWDGYGAHVNWSVSKELTDSAMLLFYH from the exons ATGAAGCAACTTGTTCTCCTGCTTCTGCTCTTTGCTTTCCTTCCAGAGGCCAAACTGTGTG ACCAAAGCTGCATCAGTTCACTGAAGCAAGACATCCTCAGCCTGCTAGTGAAATGGGAAGAGACTTCCTGCCTTCCAAACCCAGCACAGAAGAATCTGCCCCGAAGCTGCAGAGAAATCAAAGAGTCCCAAAGAGGGGCCACAG ATGGACTGTATTTCCTGCAGACGGAAGATGGTGAGGTCTACCAAACGTTCTGTGATATGACCACCAATGGAGGAGGTTGGACTCTGGTGGCCAGTGTCCATGAGAACAACATGCTTGGGAAATGCACTGTGGGGGATCGTTGGTCCAGTCAACAGGGGAGCAACCCCAACTACCCAGAAGGAGATGGAAACTGGTCCAATAACTCCACTTTTGGATCAGCTGTAGGCTCAACCAGTGATGACTTCAAG AATCCTGGCTATTATGACCTTCAAGCACAAGATCTGGCCATATGGCATGTTCCCAACAAAACCCCAATGAAACAATGGCGTGACACCTCCCTCTTGAGGTACCGCACTGAAACTGGGTTCTTAGCTGCAGAAGGAGGCAACCTCCTCAGACTGTATCAG AAATACCCTGTTAAATTTGGAATCGGCAGTTGTCCAGGTAACCATGGCCCAGCGGTGCCTGTCGTCTATGATAAGGGCAGTGCTTCAAAGACAGCTGAGTATTATTCTCCAAACGGGCGGA ATGAATTTGTAGCTGGCTTCATTCATTTCCGAGTGTTCAATCGCGAAAAAGCAGCAATGGCTCTCTGTGCTGGGGTGAAAGTCACCGGATGCAACACAGAACAT CACTGTATTGGCGGAGGAGGCTATTTCCCAGAAGCGACACCTCGCCAGTGTGGGGACTTCACCGGCTTTGACTGGGATGGCTACGGGGCACATGTTAACTGGAGCGTTTCTAAAGAGCTAACTGACTCAGCTATGCTGCTGTTTTACCACTAA